Within the Miscanthus floridulus cultivar M001 chromosome 2, ASM1932011v1, whole genome shotgun sequence genome, the region ctgtgtcgattaaggcacgtccgttgttgaattgtatgaggtgagaatttgtagtactaaccacatactccggtaagcctgaacttggcaattctattacgagaatggctactcgcgcactgggagtggagagatggcgggaatagcgtgtacccacgtggccatgggctggaatggtggagtactatgttctcgggtggcgcggacccgttcttgttttaggggatccgagggtaggttggtatatgtaggtcggggacctgcatatgtcgtgtggtctggaatccccagctgggcttaatcggttcgaatcgtcgttgctcctcggttaaggagactcaactcactgttcatcatcgtagaattaataaccagaacttgaataaggcttgtgaaggtgttggatatgaagtttcatgatctcagtgcggatcgtgtcagctttgtatataattcttgagaagttttctatataaagaatgttgttaaaagagcttttacgcaaaagaactttgatcattgttaaagctataccttgaatccctgagcctgcattgctgagtttatcagttaatattttggataagtcttgttgagtactttcgtactcagggttcgttgacccttgttgcaggtgagcctcatgagcagatctgttttggatcatgctgcatgactatcgttcgttctgatgatgagaagtaaatgtgtgatccttgggcaggatatttattttgtgtgatatgtctatattaattatgccactccactactactatggtttgtaataattatcgaacttagtttgtaaggtttgaaacaactggtttgtaaactatgttatcgtaagacttccgctgtttttactctggttttgatatttgaataaatgttgtaatactgcaatgactctgtaacgtgatcctgctcggaaatcgtggatgattcggggttccccgaggacacccgacagtctttttaagttattggaaacatatgcataaatgtcaaaagtcgtcggacagtgacaggtgcatgtgggccctataacttaggaggttctgccacacgtcctgcttccccttttatagatgaaggggaaggcgcaggttacatgagagaaagagaaagagcataaaagcgagggagaagaaggccttcgGAGTCGCGGTGCCCTTCATCTCCTTCACGCGGGTCCCACTGGTCCTGTAGATGATGACGGGGACGACTCCACGTCGTAACCCTATTCGCCACTGGCGCCACATGTGGGCATCGTCAGCCGATCGTGGTGCCCATTCCGTCCCGGTGGGCAGCATGGTCAACTGGTATCTCTGACGGAAGTCGTGCGGGGATTAGATAGCATAGCGctggcacgcccgacactgttggtgatgtgagtcCTCAGGTATGGCTCGTCGTGGCCACGGGTCACGTCAAGACACGCCTACTCCTTTTTCTGATGTCTGAAGTTTGACCCTGGGTTCAtactcttagacccgtagtggttggaggcggtacggacctccatcgggcgaggcgaaatcCCCGTTCAAGGGGTCTAGCGAGGCGAGGTCCacgcctgaggggtcgggcgTGACAGAGCCCGCGCCCTCTGGGTCGGGTGACACGGAGCCCACGCCCTCGGGGCCGGGCGAGGCGAAGACCGCACCCTCGGGGTCtggagacggagcccgcgccctcaaggtctggcgagatggagcccgcgcctAAGGGGTCTggcaagacagagcccgtgcCCGAGGGATCTGGCGACACGGAGCCTacgccctcagggtcgggcgtgacggagcccgcgccttcggggtcaggtgagatggagcccgtaccttcggggtcgggcgagacagagcccgtaacGTCGGGGTTGGGCGAGACCAAAATATGCTCTTGGCCATCCAGGTGAGTTAGCGTTCGTGGCCATCAGCTTCCTTTTGTCGGGTATCCATACTACTGATACCCGACACTTCtctaaaaaaacaaaatcttCATGATAGAAATATAAGTTACcagtgaaagaaaaaaaaagcattCAAACACATAGTTTTATTGGTATTGTCTTTTTTCTTAATTATTATACTGAGATCATACTATCTTTTTTTCCCTTTACGAGGACATGAATGACCCGGAGCTGCTGTCCTTTTTCTGCCTTGACATGCTCTGCATATGTTGGGATTTAAGAGATCTTATACCAAAAACAGGAATACAGTTACCGATATTTTATTTtcgtaagtgtgattatttttacACTGGCTGTTTTTAACAGGTCTGGTTTCTAACGGGCCGTTGTCTTCCCTCCGTATTGCATTTCATCACCTGAAGATCATTGTTGTGCTGTAGATCAACTGTAATGCTTTGGTATACCTACCATACTTCGTGGTTTAGCAAACCAGGTctttctttgtatatatgtagACCCAAAACATGTGCTGCTAAACTCCTCCCAACTACTATACAATTAGCTCCATGTATAATATCTATATAATTATGCTTCAACCCGCTACTATATTAGTCCATATTATGCATACCATGCAACGTCTAGTATATCTTTCTGTGTCTTTGAATTTGTGCCCTCATTTGCGCGCGATGGCGCGTGCCCTGCCACTAGTGTACATGAAATACGTTTTACAGCTAGCAGAAAAAACACAAAGTAAACATACACAATTCATTTGGCACTCACCGCCCTAGAGTGAGTGTGTAAAACCACATTGACGAGGTGGAGTATACATTGTACTTGTACGTGTACGGATGGAAAATATTCTACTGCGCAACAGTATGCATATATCCCTTTCCTGCGTGTCCACCGTCCACAAACCGAAAACCTTACATTCCTCTCCAACGTCTTTACACCTTATCTAAATGCATTGTATCTACTATCTACGCTAATCCATATGCATTGGAATAGAATAGGATAgaaattaaactaagtttcaCCCTAATAGCCTAATTCACTTCGACCCATGTGGATTGATGTGCATACGCGTGCATGTAAATAAGTCCTTGAGCTATTGCGTGTGGATTGTGTTCCCATGGTTGAAAGTTGTAATAAATTTAGTTTAGTATATTAGCAACTCTAAAAGCCGCTTTATATCCTCTTATATTGTTAGGGATAAAGATTTTGGTGAAGAAATCTCTTTGATCAGCTTCTCAACTAGACCTCTAAATATTTTTATCATCTATTTCTAGTTTATCTTCGCCAAAGACAGAGAGGAGGAGGCTTTCTAAAGTGCCAAGCATGATATAAAAAAATTGTCAGAGGATAGAGACAAAAATAGTGATTTAAATAGGATAACTTTAAATTAAGATTTAAAAAGTGTGTTTAAAAAAGGCGGTTGTAGATGTTTTTAGCCTACAAGTTCATAATCCCCATAGTTAAAAAACGATATTAAGATCATAATGATAGCGATTTTCATTACTTTTTTGTTTTTATAGGAGTACCGCAGTCAaggagcctgttcgtttggctgtggcttatcgtaaacgatcgtaaattttcagccagaactgtatttttctctcacacaaaccagccagcagtacttcttcacgaaccagcaacgatacgaaccagccaaccgaacaggctgagttTAATAAGACTATTATGGTACAGCACCATCCAGGGTACTAAGGACTCGTTCGGTTAAGCCATTCTAGGCACAAGAATTATTCCAGATTTAAGTGCTTATACAAATTAAGCTTGAGTTCCAGCTTGATTCTTTCCAGGTACTCGTTCCCTGATAACCGAACATGGCCCAAGTATTTCGAAATACACGTTGATCGGATTCATCCTCAGTAATCAAGGTACACCATTACACCCATTTTGTTAAGCTCTACAAACGGGATATGAAAAACGTTGCTTTCTTGGTTTCAATTGTTGACCGAATGTTCTGGCGAACCGCAATCGGGAAATGGTGCTACAGAGCACAGAACAGTAGATTCACCTTGCCCGTAGTTCAGAAGGAGTAGTTGCTTACCGAGATCGGCAAATACTTATGCCTGGTGGAGTTGAAATGGCCTCAACCTCCGTGTTCCCACGTGACATGGACAGTAATCTCCAGCTGGAACCAATTCGGCCCTGGCCGACCACCTGTGGCCGCTCCGATCCGTGGCGCCGTCAAGCCCCGACCGAACTGCCCGTGCCCAAGTGAACAGCCATCACTGTCGGCGATGCAACGAACGAACATGTGCCCCGGTGGTCTGAGCTACTGCGGCCTGGGCAGCTGCTGGGCTGGTATCCGTTACGGGGACAAGTTAGGCACGTTTCTGCCGCGCCAATTCGTCATTGCCTCGTCTCCAGCTTATACTTCAGTCAGACTCCTGCTCGTTTCTGCTTGCGCCTCCGTGTCCGTTGAGTTGTCCCGactcccgcccccgcccccgcccccgcccctgcCAGGCCTTTCGCCGCGACGTCTACGCGTCGTTCCCCCGCTTCCTTTCCTCCAAAGCCTTCTCGTCTTATCGGCTTGCGGGGATCCGCTGCCACCACCATATCCGCATCCAGACCTGTGCCCGTGGCGAACGTCAGCCACGTGTGCTTCGGTTTGAGCAACCGTCGCAGGTTCGTGGCACCAGCCAGCCGCCCAGCCGACGTGCAGAAGATCTCCGCGTCCCTGAGCGACACAGCGAATCAACCGTCGTCTTCACCACTTCGCTCTTTCCGTATTAAAATCCCACCCCTCCCATTTCCGCTTCCCCACATCCCCTCGCTCGATTCGACCCCGGAGAAGAGCAAGCTAGGCGCAACCGACCAGCTACGCAACGCAACCATGGCTTCCGCTTCCTCGAATGCCAAGCAGAGCCTCTACCCGGATGTGGACCAGTCCCACCCTGATCTCAACACCCCCTTCTTCTCCGCTCCCACCACCTCTACCGGCGCCGGCACCGCTACCACGGGCAACTCCCTCTACCCTACCGTCGACCCCAACGAGCTCGCCGAGAACCTCTTCCCCGAGACGGCCGAAGAggacgccgcgccgccgccgcccaccacAGAGGAGACCGTCGTCGCCGTCCCCGGTTCGCAGCTCCACCTCGTCGATCCCGACCGCAGCCTCGACCTCGGCGCTGGCACGCTCTCCATCGTGCGCCTCCGCCAGGGGGACCACTCCGTCGCCATCCTGGCGCGCCTGATCCCCGAGAAGCCCCACCACAGCCGCGGCCTCTTCCGCCTGTTCAGCAGCGGACGGTCTGACGGTGGCGCCGAGCAGGAGACCGTCCAGTGGCCGCTCACCCGCGATGTCGCCGCGGTCAAGCTCGACCCCGCGCACTACTTCTTCTCGCTCCATGTCCCGCACACGGACCACCCAGACGACAAGGATGACGTCGAGGATGCCGAGGTGGACGCGGAGGCGGCGCTGAGCTACGGCCTCACGGTCGTTGGGAAGGGGCAGGAGAAAGTATTGGAGGAGCTGGATAGGGTCCTCGATGAGTACACCACCTACTCGGTGAAgcaggtggaggcggcggcgaagGAGAAGTCGGAGGTCATGGACGCGAGGGCAGTGGCCGAGATCACTCCGGAGGAAGCTGTCGGGGATAAGAAGGAGGTCGTTGAGGAGAAGTCTGCGGCGTTCTGGACGACAATCGCGCCGAACGTCGACGATTACAGCTCGTCGGTGGCACGGCTGATCGCGCGAGGCTCGGGGCAGCTTGTGAGGGGCATCATCTGGTGCGGCGACATCACGGCAGAGGGCCTGCGGCGTGGTGAAGAGGTGGCGAAGAAGAGCGTGGGGCCCAGCGCGAAGCCGACGCAGGTGAAGCCCAGAACTCTCAGAAGGATGAAGAGGTAGGATGGTGAACAATCTTACTACTAGCATTTATTGCAAATTACTTACGATTATTATCCAGTTAATTTAGAATGCGATTGTTCCTGTTGGATTGCAGTATTTTAGACACTACTTATCATAGATAGGAGTTAAATTGCCCTGCTATTAATCTTGTATGTTGTGGTAGCTCGTAGAATCAGACAACTTACAGATAGTTCTTACATTCTTAATTGGAACTCCCTTGCCACTTCACGTTTTGGTGGGATCTTTTGCTTGAGCAGCCATGGTGTTTTTTTTCCTGAATGCAATGCAAATGTCCATTCATGTATGATCATGTCAATTATTCCTTCAGAGTGTGGCCATCCATCTTTATTAGTTGATTGGCGCAAAATTGACCCTGAACTTAGCCATTGCCTGCTTTCCAGTCGCCATCTAGTGTGTATTTATCTACATATGTATTTGCATcctaagtttgaccaaaattatagagagaattacaaagatttatgacaaataggtatactatgaaaatataattagtgAAAAATCTATTGATACttattggtatcataaatgttattattttattatataaatttggtcaaactctAGATGCgttgactctccaagaaagttggaatgacttgtaatttgggacggagggagtaccacTGATATTTTCTTGCCTGATGTAGTGATGTCACCTTATGATGGTAACGAAAAATGTTAGCGAAGATTTATGAGTGAGATTCAAATCAGGATTCATTTTTTGGAGAATCTATCTACTGTTCTAGATCACACAGTTCTCCTGTATGTCCGAGAACTAGTGTCCTAGATTGCCCATCAGTTTAGTCAAGTATGCCACTTGTTATCAACCATGTGTATGTAGTAGAAGTTTTACAGCACCAATTGTTATTCATGTTCCTTTCAGTTGGTTGGCGTATATTGCTATCTATTATTGTATGATAATCAATTTGTGTCCCTCTTCCTGCTGCTTATGGTTTTCTGTCTTCTTTCTTAGGGCTAGGAGGGTTACAAAGATGTCCAACAGGGTGGCAAACTCAATCCTGTCTGGTGTTCTGAAGGTCACTGGCTTTGTCACAAGCACCGTGTTGAACTCCAAACCAGCACAAAAGTTTTTCAAGTTAATGCCTGGCGAAGTTATTCTTGCTTCACTTGATGGATTTGGTATGTCTGCTTTACATTTCTTTAAGATTTGCTTGAGAAATATAGCTTCATTCAGGCTAGTTTACATGCTTCTGGGGTGATTGAATCTATATGATAGATTTGTAAAACCAGCAGATATAATTGATTTCATAATATGGCTTCAGATTCTACCCACTTCACTTTGTTTAACTCCTGCAGCATGTCTGCATTGCATGTTATGTATGATCGGTTGATTTTATCCTGTATTCAATGATACAGGGAAAATATGGGATGCTGTAGAAGTGTCTGGCAAGAATGTGATGCTGACATCATCAGTCGTGACAACTTCTGTTGTAACACACAGGTAAATAAACATGATGGCTGGTATGAAAAATGCACTGTTCATGCTGAAAAACATGGTTccggctgaaatgttgtgagagaaaaacactgttctagctgaaaaaagaagccgaacaagccggcttcTTGGTCAGCCGAACGGGGCCGAATCATCTGCTTTGTATTATTTTTGGGATCTGCAGTGACAATTTTTTGGTTAGGAGTCCTCCTTTTTTCCAAACTATGTAAATATAACTCTTTTTGGTTGGGAAACTCTCCATGCCATTTTCTACAAACATTGGCATTTTAGCAGCAAGTCCATATGGTTTTTTTGAGGAAAGAAAGTCCATATGGGGTATCATGTAAGAATAAAACAGGACTTAAAAAACATTTTTTTAGATGAAATTCAAATAATAAGAATGTCAATAATCAGCTGAGATTAGAACTACAAGAGATCCAAGAAAATTTGTTCTTTTAGAAAAATGGCAATGAACCCATGAACTAGGAAGTACTGCTCTTATGAGATAATGGCATGCAGGGAATGTTCCTTCTGTTTCTTTAGAAAACCTTTGTGTTTCATAACATGATTTTGCAACCATTTTTGCGTAGAAATATCTCTTGTCTGGTTCTCACCTGGCTATTAGTCAATGAAAAACTAACTTCCAGTGGATACTAGAAGAGGCTAATGGTTCGATTGATGCAGATACGGTGAGCAAGCAGGGGAAGCCACACACAATTACCTCCACGCTACAGGAAATGCTCTCGGAGCTGCGTGGGCTGTATTCAAGATTAGGAAAGCACTCGACCCTAAGGGTAATTTGAAGAAGTCATCTTTTGTCAGCCAAGCAGCGCACACTGTAGCTAAAGAATCAATTGCGAGGCAAAAGAAGAAGTGAGCTGGCCTGGTCGACAGTTCCATTATGCCTGTAATTTAATCTGTTGCTGTTGCAGTGTGTTAGCAATAGGAACTAGGAAGCTAGATCTTGTGAGTTTTGTGACTGTTGTCATGAGATTTTCAacctgttcgctcgttggttttagccagggcttatcagccatgatatagtgtttttctctcacaacaaaacagcaccaGCCGggtttatcagcccagaaaccgtGTTTGATCTCTTCTTTCCTTCTTTTCTGGGCTGTGTTCATTTTATTGTACACTGATGTTCTACATACGTGTAAAATTCATACGTTTGGTTTGTGGCACGACAGTTTTAATTCCACCTGTGCATTCCGTGTGCTCTTGAAAGTAAGTTCTGTTCCATTTCATCATGTTGATTCGTGCCTTCGTGTCGTGCATTTCTTTCTTCTCGGGTTATCAGTGACTGAGGGGGCACCGGCAgcgtcacacacacacactcgaGCGGCCACGGTCCCGCGGACGGCGGACCACAGCTTCCTGCGGCACGCGGCCGGCCGGGCCCCTGTCAGTCTGTCACAGCGCCGCACACAGATCAAAATTGCTGCCCGCGCGCGCGGCGCCTCCACCAGATCCGATGCACGCATCGCGGAGCCACCTGCCCACGTTCGGCGAGTCCCTCCTCCGCCTCGTGGCCGCCTGCCGTGCACCCGCCCACCTCCCATCCCTGCGCGCTGCGCACGCGCGCCTCCTCGTGCTGCTCCACCCTTCCCACCCATCCGCCGCACACGCTAGCGTCAAGCTCATCCAAGCCTACGCCGCCTGCTCCGCTCTCCGCTTGGCACACGCCGTGCTCgagtcctgctcctcctcccccgGCGGCAGCAGCAGGACCACCACCGTCTGCTTCAACGTACTCATTCGCGCGCTCACCGCCGCCTCTCTCCACCGCGATGCGCTCGTCCTCTTCGCCTCCATGCGGCCGCGGGGCCCCGCCTGCTTCCCCGACCACTACACCTACCCGCTCGCGCTCAAGTCGTGCACGGCGTCAAacgacctcctcctcggcctccagATCCATTCCGCCGTCGTCAAGCTCCGCCTCGACGCGAACGCCTACGTGGCGCACTCCGCGATCTGCATGTACGCGCGGTGCGGCCGCCCGGAGGACGCGTACAGGGTGTTCGACGGAATGCCGCACCGGGATGTCGTCTCCTGGAACGCTATGATCGCCGGGTTCGCGCGCGCGGGTCTGTTTCACCGTGCTATTGAGGTTTTTAAGCAGTTTGTGGTGCTGCAGGGTTCGATGCCGGATGCTGGCACCATGGCAGGCATCTTACCGGCTATGGGGAATGCCAAGTCAGATGACATTGCATTTGTGAGGGGAGTGTTTGACCATATGCAGTTTAAGGAACTTATCTCTTGGAATGCTATGCTCGCTGTATATGCTAACAATGGATATCATGTTAAGGCTGTTGAGCTTTTCATGCTGATGGAAAAGGATGAGGTTGAGCCAGGTTCAGTGACTCTGGCAACTATTCTTCCTCCATGTGGGGAGCTCTCAGCATTTTCAGTGGGAAAACGGATTCATGGGATTATCAAGAGGAAAAATATGTGCCCTAACTTGTTGCTTGAAAATGCTCTCGTGGACATGTATGCAAGCTGTGGATGTTTGAAGGATGCTAGGGAGGTCTTTGATTCCATGAGTGTACGGGATGTGATATCATGGACTTCAATCATATCTGCTTATGGAAAGCATGGTCATGGAAGAGAGGCTGTTGATCTTTTTGAGAAGATGCTAGGAGAGGGGCTGAAACCAGACTCTATTGCCTTCGTTGCTGTTCTAGCAGCATGCAGCCATGCTGGCCTTTTGGATGATGGAAAGCGTTACTTTGATTCTATGACTTCCAGGTATCATATCACTCCAAAAGCAGAGCACTATACTTGCATGGTGGACCTTCTCGGCCGTGCTGGATGTATAAGCGAGGCATATGATTTCATCACAACAATGCTGATCGAGCCAAATGAAAGAGTCTGGGGAGCCTTATTACAAGCTTGTCGAATTCACTCTAATATGGACATTGGACTCGTGGCAGCAGACAATCTGTTCAGATTGGTACCTGAACAAACAGGATACTATGTGCTGTTATCTAATATGTATGCTAGGGCTGGGAGATGGGCAGATGTTACCTCGGTGAGAAGTGTCATGGTGAATAAGGGTATCAAGAAATTTCCTGGTACTAGCATTGTCGAGCTAGGGGATCGGGTTCAcacatttcatattggtgatagATGTCACCCACAATCTGAAATGATCTATCAGAAACTGGATGAGCTACTGGGCAAAATAAGGAGAATGGGTTATAACCCAGAGGTAGAGGCTACACTTCATGAtgttgaagaagaagacaaggagGGCCATCTTTCTGTTCACAGTGAGAAATTGGCGATTGCATTTCTCCTTTTGAACACTGGTCCAGGCACAACTATCAGGGTGACTATGAATCTCAGAACCTGTAGTGATTGTCATTTTGCTGCAAAGTTGATTTCGGTAATCACCAGTAGAGAGATTATCCTCAAAGACACCAATAGGATCCATCATATAGTACAAGGAGTTTGTTCATGTGGGGATTATTGGTAGAGGATGTACAATTGTCATATACTGATCGATTGAAGCATGACTGCTTGGAGAGAAAGGATTTTTGCTCTTTTGAGCATGAAGCTTGGATCCACCtttcctcagtttgtgtccttcGATTGAATGGATGGTAGTTTTCTGGATAACATTTGTAACAGAAATTCAGCATCCATGGTCAGCTGCAGAATAAAGAAGAGAATGAGACCTATCTACGTTTGAGCATTTGATTTCTTTGTCCACTATTCGGGCTCTTTTGTTCAACAAAATCAATCTAACAGAAAGACCACTAGAGAAGTGTGCCAATCAAATATCAGTTGTCTATATTTCTTGAACTTTTGGGAAACATACATATATAAAAGTGAACACCAGGTACCAAGTGATACAAGAACATTTAGCATTCATCAGCTCTTGATGATAAATTATTTTATGCCATTTCCCAACTGAACAAGAATCAATGGAACTATGGAAGTATGGAACAGAGATGTTCTGGGGGCATGCAAGAGATAGGATCATACTACAGCTTTGTAGTGTTAGCTGTAGCCCCAACAGATCTTAGGAGTAACAGTCACTGAAATTAGAACCTCATATCAATGTTCTGAAGTTACTGAACTTAGTCAGTTGAGCTTGCTAAGCAGTTCTCTATTAGTAATGCAGCCACTTAGATAGTCAAGGAAGGCAAGCAGTATTATGAGTGGAAAGAAAAAATTATCATGTTGTCTGCTGCAGAAACCTGAGGCATGTGCTTCTCTTTCTTTCCCTACCTTCTTGTTATATCTGCAATTTTTTTTAACCTAACACTCGACGGTTCCTTGTTCATGACTTCATGCCAGTCTGCAAATTGAGCTTaattttttttgcattccatgGTGAAGGACAAACAAATCACGGCATAGCTTTTAACTCCTTTTAGCATGTGAATTTAGATAGATTTGCAGAAATCCTGTTCACTGTCCACATGATAAAAATACATGAAATATGTACTTATTTGAACTTTTCAGTGAGATGTTTCCAAGAAGTGAAAAAAATATTTGCCTGTATTATACTTTCTGTGATATACATGTGTATGTTTTTGCTTAACTGTAGCAATAAAATTGAGTATGGAGTCTCCATAAGCTAAAAAAAAGGCGCATGAAAACTATAGAAATCTTCTATCTGCTTCAGAAATCCAACACACGCACTTCTGTTTTCTCTCTATTTTCTTGTGctcgttttttttttctgaaaaaaacTCTTGTGCTCATTTAAATTTGAGGTTTTCATGATTGTCAATTAGTTTATTTAAGGCTCCGAGTTCATGCCTGTCGAAATCATGCTAGCTTACGAATGTAGCTTAATTTTCCTAAAAAAAACGAATGTAGCTTAATTTTGCATTCCTTGATTAGGTACAAAAAATGGGCAAAACACATATTTTTAGTGCTTAGTGTGTTTAGGAAACTAATGAAATCCTGTTCCAATGTACTATTATTTACACGAAATAAAcattttttttccattttcagcTAGAGGTTCCCAAAGTGGAAATTGTGATATCCTATATATTATTATACATTCTGTGACCATCCATGTACACGAAATATACATGTATTTTAGTCACCATCATTTGTCATCTGCTTAATTGTGTTGTATATATAGGCACATGTTGGTGCATTCTccattttctggacaagattcatgCTGTGGTTAGTTTCTTTCATTAAAAGAGAAAACAGAGACTGGCCTGTGATGCAACTGCTTTAACCGTGAAGGTTAGCTTGCTAGGATACAATACAACAGTGGGGTCAATGAAGGGCAAGTAAGCAATTGTATGATATTTGTTTTTTGAGGTAAAGCAATTGTATGATATTGCTGCAGATTATTGAAAGCTTTTGAGGAAAGATAGGAATAAGTAGGATAGTTCCAATTATTATTGAACTAAATTTTGAACACCTGCATCTTAACTCAAATGAAATTATGAGATCAAGATGGCTTTTATCTAAAAATATTAGGGAAGGAATTGAGCATGGTACTGTACCTTGTCCTTATCTAAAAAAAAATGGTACTGTGCCTTGTCAGTTCCGACTTGCCCTTGTTCTATGTTGTACGGAGTAGGCTTGTAGCCACTAAATAAAACTATACTAGGATCTTTTATAGCTTTCTGCTTTGTTTTATCTGCTTCTTCAGTGCATCATGGCCTTTCCATCATTCAACAAATTTCCAAACCTACTTTTCACTGGATATATATACCGCACTAGAAACTGTGAGTTCAACAATACCAACTTTGTAACTTTGTAAAAATATATGTGGAAGATAAGTTATGCCACGGTGCAGAAAA harbors:
- the LOC136534778 gene encoding putative pentatricopeptide repeat-containing protein At3g49142; translation: MHASRSHLPTFGESLLRLVAACRAPAHLPSLRAAHARLLVLLHPSHPSAAHASVKLIQAYAACSALRLAHAVLESCSSSPGGSSRTTTVCFNVLIRALTAASLHRDALVLFASMRPRGPACFPDHYTYPLALKSCTASNDLLLGLQIHSAVVKLRLDANAYVAHSAICMYARCGRPEDAYRVFDGMPHRDVVSWNAMIAGFARAGLFHRAIEVFKQFVVLQGSMPDAGTMAGILPAMGNAKSDDIAFVRGVFDHMQFKELISWNAMLAVYANNGYHVKAVELFMLMEKDEVEPGSVTLATILPPCGELSAFSVGKRIHGIIKRKNMCPNLLLENALVDMYASCGCLKDAREVFDSMSVRDVISWTSIISAYGKHGHGREAVDLFEKMLGEGLKPDSIAFVAVLAACSHAGLLDDGKRYFDSMTSRYHITPKAEHYTCMVDLLGRAGCISEAYDFITTMLIEPNERVWGALLQACRIHSNMDIGLVAADNLFRLVPEQTGYYVLLSNMYARAGRWADVTSVRSVMVNKGIKKFPGTSIVELGDRVHTFHIGDRCHPQSEMIYQKLDELLGKIRRMGYNPEVEATLHDVEEEDKEGHLSVHSEKLAIAFLLLNTGPGTTIRVTMNLRTCSDCHFAAKLISVITSREIILKDTNRIHHIVQGVCSCGDYW
- the LOC136534787 gene encoding protein EARLY-RESPONSIVE TO DEHYDRATION 7, chloroplastic-like — encoded protein: MASASSNAKQSLYPDVDQSHPDLNTPFFSAPTTSTGAGTATTGNSLYPTVDPNELAENLFPETAEEDAAPPPPTTEETVVAVPGSQLHLVDPDRSLDLGAGTLSIVRLRQGDHSVAILARLIPEKPHHSRGLFRLFSSGRSDGGAEQETVQWPLTRDVAAVKLDPAHYFFSLHVPHTDHPDDKDDVEDAEVDAEAALSYGLTVVGKGQEKVLEELDRVLDEYTTYSVKQVEAAAKEKSEVMDARAVAEITPEEAVGDKKEVVEEKSAAFWTTIAPNVDDYSSSVARLIARGSGQLVRGIIWCGDITAEGLRRGEEVAKKSVGPSAKPTQVKPRTLRRMKRARRVTKMSNRVANSILSGVLKVTGFVTSTVLNSKPAQKFFKLMPGEVILASLDGFGKIWDAVEVSGKNVMLTSSVVTTSVVTHRYGEQAGEATHNYLHATGNALGAAWAVFKIRKALDPKGNLKKSSFVSQAAHTVAKESIARQKKK